TTTGAAAGTCTTTTAATTATGAATAATGGAGTTGATTCATCTGCCCCGGGTTTCTCGGTGATTTCTTCAAAAAAGGGAACTTATTGGTCATCGAGGACCTGTTCCCTTTTTTATTTTTCAGATTTAGTAGGCATGGTAAATGATGTTCAATATGGATTATAATCGTTTCTACGCAACACTAGCGATTACGGTCATTACATTTCCTTCTTCGTAATACGGAAAGAGATTATAAAACAGAAGAGTAAGCAAAGGAACTGGATTGATAAGGCCAGCATGATTCCTGTCAATACTCCCCATCCACAAGTTTCACTTATAGCGATTAGAGCACCGCCTAATCCAATGCTTAATCCAGGACCAAACGCATCAATAAATTGAATATTCGCCGAAACCGCACCTGCTTCCCCTACTTTCGCATGCTGTAGAGCAATGGCTCCCGTTGTTGGATGTGCTAACCCTATGCCAAATCCGGTGAGTGTTTGTGATAATACCGCGAATATTATTCCATTACCTGGAAGTCCTACAATTATTATGACCAGCATAACTCCGACAATCATGAAACCAACGCCGACGATTACCCGCTTTTTTCGGCCATTCCCATGGTCTCTTTCATCAAGCTTGGATTGGAACCAAGCTGCTGCTGACCAACTTATTGCTCCAGCGGCAACAATTAAACCCGCAACGTCCGCCGATAAACCTTTAACTGTTGTTAGAGCTAAAACAACGTAACTTTCAACAGCAAAGAAGCATGCAACAAACATCCCTCTTGAAACAATGGTTGCCGGTAAACCTTCTCTGACTAATAAAGCGCCCTCTGGTAGCAGCTTTCGCAAAGGTTGAATCATAATCAATACCCCTACAACTGAAATCGCAATTCCCTTCCAATCGGGTACAAATCCTAAGCCGGTTAACAACAGACCCGTTCCGAGAGTCAATAAAATGGCATAGATTTCTTTATAGTTTCCTCTTTGGGTAGAGGGTGTACATGTGTTTTCAGCTTGTAATTTACGAAACGACGGGAGCGTTAAAAATACAGATAGAACAACGAAAGGCAGAACAAACCAGAACACAAACCTCCATGATAGAAATTCAGCTAAAAGTCCTGCTATATAAGGGCCAATCAATGCAGGAAGAACATAAGCACTTGAAAATGCTGCAAGAATTTTAGTTCTAAGCTCGTCAGGGTAACTTAATGTAATGCTGTAGTATACGCAAGTTAAAAGGGCACCTGCTCCGAAACCTTGAAAAGCTCTTCCTCCAATCAGCATGTGCATATTGAAGGAAGTTGCTGCAATGACGATACCTGCAACAAAAACTAGAATAGACACGACATAAGATTTAAACACACCATTCTTATCAATCTGATTACCGATAACCATTGTGCCAATAATTTGAGATAAAAGAAATGCGCTAAAAATCCAGCCATATAAAGGGATACCATTTAAACTTTGCGCCAACTTCGGTGCAATAGTCGTAATCGCTAGTCCCTCGAATCCTACGGTTGCAACAGCCAAGATAATACCTATTGTCATCGTTCTATACTGGACATCAAAAATCCCTATTTTATTATTGTTTTTTTTCATCATTGCAACCTCCATATAATTGTTAAACCTAAATTAATAGTCTTGATTATAATTGTCATAGCAACTAATATACGCATTGAATTACATGTTAATACAAACAAAATCCGTTATAAAAATTTTACATTATCATACATTTTAGAAAGTGTCCTTCTAAATGTTTCAACTTCTTCATCCGTTAATCCATCAATGGTCTTTCTATACGCTTCAAGCGATGGAACAAGAATTTCATCTTTAATTTCTTGACCTTTAGAAGTTAGATATAGGCGTAAGGATCTTCTATCCGTCTCATGGGTTACACGATAAATAAAACCTTTCTTCTCAAGCTTGAATAGCATTCGGGCAATGTTCGTCTGATCTTTAAAAAGTCTTTCTGCAAGTTCTTTTTGAGTAATCCCCTCCCTTTCCCAAAGTATAACCAGTATCTCCCATTGATCCACTGTAATATCAAACGGGGTAAGCACTTTTTGATAATAATTATTAAGTTTCAAATCTGCTCGGTGGACAATAACACCTATATATTTTTCTAATTCCAATGGTATACCTCCAGAATAATTGACTTGATGATAGTTGTTGTGACCATTATATTTCCAACCCCTTATAATGTCAACTCTTATCGATACGGTGATAGGCACCCAAGAAAAGACGACTCTAAATCAAATCAAAGGAGAGTCGTCTTTTTTGATACAACTATTTAATTCAGTTGGGATGCAGTCATAGGATGTGAATGTCTAACGTGGATCCTTTGCAGCTTCTAGCCATGTTCTCAATAATGTATAGTCCGTCACTTCGCCAAGAACAACTTTTCTAAATCTTCCTGTCTTATCAATGATAAAAGTTGCAGGCAACCCTGTAATCCTATACAGACTCGATACCTTTCCTGTAACGTCTATAATAACGGGAAACGTAAATTGTTGTTTTTTCATAAATTCATTAACGGTACCCTTGGCTTCTCCAACATTGATAAATAACGTCTCTATATCGTTATCTTTTGATTGAAAAACACTATGAATAAGCGGCATTTCCCTGACACAAGGTTTGCACCATGATGCCCAAAAATTAATCAATACGACCTTTCCACGATACTCAGTAAGGCGAACTTGTTGTCCTTCCGTATTGGTTGCTGCAAAGTCAGGAGCGGCCGCTCCAACCTCTATCTTGCTTGACCCTGAATGTTGGCTGGACCGGTTAGACTGAACTATAGTCCACGCCAACGCTATGAGAGCCACTACTACGATCAATATTGTAACTATACGTCGAAATTGTATCCTGTTACTCTTCAAGTAACGCACCTTCATTTCAGACCAAGACTATGATTAAATGCAGCGTGAGTGGAGCCATATTTATCACGGAAATGCTCAATAGAGCCTTCCCCAACGTTTCTGCCACGGTTCAAAAAAACAATGTGATCAGCTACATCATCCGCTATTTCAAGTTGATGCGTGGAGAAGGCAACCGTATGCCCCTCCTGCTTGATATTTTTTAATAATCGAACAAACTCTTTCATCCAGAACGGATCTAATCCATTGGTGGGTTCATCCATAATAAGCAGTGGTGGTTTTGCTAATATCGCCTGAGCAAATAAGATGCGCTGACGCATCCCCTTTGAGAAGGTGTTTACCAATACTTTTCCTTTATCCTCTAAACCAACCAAAGTGAGAACCTCTTGTACCCTTTGTTTAGGAACTCCTCGAAGTGCCGCCCAAAAGGATAAAGCCTCTTCTGCGGTCAGCCCCTGATTAAATTGATAATCATCTGGCATATATCCGATTTGTTGAGAAAAAAGCTTCCTTTCCTTGCTCCAGCGTAAGTTGTTTACGATGATGTCCCCCGAAGTAGGTTGCATAATCCCAGCAAGCATTCGCAGAACAGTGCTTTTTCCCGCTCCATTCCCGCCACATAATGCCAAAACATTGCCTGAGGCGATATTAAAACTTATATCTTGAACTATGGTCTGCTTCTTTATCGTTTTGGATAGCCTAACGACCTGAGCTACAACATCATCCACGGGAACGTCCCCTTTCCCAAATCCAATACACAATGATAATGGAACCTACAATCCAAAGTAAGCAAACCGCTGCAAATAGCAAGCTACCGCTCGGCTTTTGAATCCACTCTACCCACTGGAAATATTCAGGTCCTAATATGGAACCTCCCCCAAGCTTAATTACGACAAATAGACGTACCAGTTCAGCAGGATTGATAAAAGTCAAAGCCACCAACAATGGCTTAATCCATAAATACGGCAATAGTCCTAATACCGATATAAGAATGGTCGGCCAGCCAATGATGGCAAAG
The nucleotide sequence above comes from Paenibacillus sp. IHBB 10380. Encoded proteins:
- a CDS encoding MFS transporter, translated to MKKNNNKIGIFDVQYRTMTIGIILAVATVGFEGLAITTIAPKLAQSLNGIPLYGWIFSAFLLSQIIGTMVIGNQIDKNGVFKSYVVSILVFVAGIVIAATSFNMHMLIGGRAFQGFGAGALLTCVYYSITLSYPDELRTKILAAFSSAYVLPALIGPYIAGLLAEFLSWRFVFWFVLPFVVLSVFLTLPSFRKLQAENTCTPSTQRGNYKEIYAILLTLGTGLLLTGLGFVPDWKGIAISVVGVLIMIQPLRKLLPEGALLVREGLPATIVSRGMFVACFFAVESYVVLALTTVKGLSADVAGLIVAAGAISWSAAAWFQSKLDERDHGNGRKKRVIVGVGFMIVGVMLVIIIVGLPGNGIIFAVLSQTLTGFGIGLAHPTTGAIALQHAKVGEAGAVSANIQFIDAFGPGLSIGLGGALIAISETCGWGVLTGIMLALSIQFLCLLFCFIISFRITKKEM
- a CDS encoding MarR family winged helix-turn-helix transcriptional regulator — translated: MELEKYIGVIVHRADLKLNNYYQKVLTPFDITVDQWEILVILWEREGITQKELAERLFKDQTNIARMLFKLEKKGFIYRVTHETDRRSLRLYLTSKGQEIKDEILVPSLEAYRKTIDGLTDEEVETFRRTLSKMYDNVKFL
- a CDS encoding ABC transporter ATP-binding protein, with translation MDDVVAQVVRLSKTIKKQTIVQDISFNIASGNVLALCGGNGAGKSTVLRMLAGIMQPTSGDIIVNNLRWSKERKLFSQQIGYMPDDYQFNQGLTAEEALSFWAALRGVPKQRVQEVLTLVGLEDKGKVLVNTFSKGMRQRILFAQAILAKPPLLIMDEPTNGLDPFWMKEFVRLLKNIKQEGHTVAFSTHQLEIADDVADHIVFLNRGRNVGEGSIEHFRDKYGSTHAAFNHSLGLK
- a CDS encoding redoxin domain-containing protein; translation: MKSNRIQFRRIVTILIVVVALIALAWTIVQSNRSSQHSGSSKIEVGAAAPDFAATNTEGQQVRLTEYRGKVVLINFWASWCKPCVREMPLIHSVFQSKDNDIETLFINVGEAKGTVNEFMKKQQFTFPVIIDVTGKVSSLYRITGLPATFIIDKTGRFRKVVLGEVTDYTLLRTWLEAAKDPR